In Synechococcus sp. Nb3U1, one DNA window encodes the following:
- a CDS encoding YybH family protein yields MDDHTLKQEIAKADKAINERDFDTVVSCYTEEAVLVVKPGTLVQGREAIKVAHKKISDYFNNSLNVSQGNMVIIEAGDIALVLSKTYIESPEKLDSEFTTERNAIYVYIKSTDGKWLCAIDNSYGVELLGTNV; encoded by the coding sequence ATGGATGACCATACCTTAAAGCAAGAAATAGCCAAAGCTGACAAAGCGATCAACGAACGCGATTTTGATACTGTAGTCAGTTGCTATACAGAAGAAGCGGTATTGGTTGTTAAGCCTGGGACACTGGTACAAGGTCGTGAAGCTATTAAAGTGGCTCATAAGAAAATTTCTGACTACTTTAACAATAGTCTTAATGTTTCGCAAGGTAACATGGTTATTATTGAGGCAGGAGATATAGCGTTGGTTTTGTCGAAGACTTATATTGAGTCTCCTGAAAAGCTAGATTCAGAGTTTACCACTGAAAGAAATGCAATTTACGTCTATATAAAGTCTACTGATGGAAAGTGGTTGTGTGCTATTGATAATTCATACGGCGTAGAGTTATTAGGAACAAATGTCTAA
- a CDS encoding class I SAM-dependent methyltransferase, translating to MTSSSTESLRQLYEELPYPNVPISASGRNAIDGLYRMSLTTAQYGRTRAIVPSEGSLILNAGCGSGWETLILAEANPGARLVVCDLSPESVRVTERRLRYHGFVDVELHVLNLFDLEQLGLQFDFISLNDVLYLLDDPVAGLKVLKRVLKPDGILRANLHHAYQRDVIFRMQQAFQLLGLFDLPTPEASNRVREFMLNLNSDEARVALRWNPEIYKDDTNMRANYLLPSDKGFLIPDLMRMLKEAELGLISLVDYPDWDPTLLFKEMPEWLKPELDKLSPADQNHFYELIYPNHRLIDFWAEHPGSSMVFPWSDTDWLGGTVRLNPVLADNPEFRQNFGKAYEKKVEFTMNWPGASRGRLKILPEQMTWLGSLLQGPTPVITLVEQANQAKKLEPETAQDPPVPPHLRGLKKFLTAQEQVLAYLTALEEFLFVMLDPSSK from the coding sequence ATGACCAGCAGCTCCACCGAATCGCTCCGGCAACTGTACGAAGAACTGCCCTACCCGAACGTGCCCATTTCTGCTTCCGGTCGCAACGCCATCGACGGGCTGTACCGGATGAGTTTGACTACGGCTCAGTATGGGCGTACCCGGGCCATTGTGCCCAGTGAGGGATCCCTCATCTTAAATGCCGGCTGCGGCTCGGGATGGGAAACCTTGATCTTGGCAGAAGCCAATCCGGGGGCGCGTTTGGTGGTGTGCGATCTGTCCCCAGAGTCGGTACGGGTAACGGAGCGGCGCTTGCGCTACCACGGTTTCGTGGATGTGGAGCTACATGTCCTCAACTTATTTGACCTCGAACAATTAGGGCTGCAATTTGATTTCATCAGCCTCAACGATGTGCTCTACCTGCTAGACGACCCGGTGGCGGGCCTAAAAGTTCTCAAACGGGTCTTAAAACCCGATGGAATCCTGCGGGCTAACCTGCACCACGCCTATCAACGGGATGTGATCTTCCGCATGCAACAGGCGTTTCAGCTGTTGGGACTGTTCGATTTGCCCACCCCGGAAGCCTCGAATCGGGTGCGGGAATTTATGCTCAACCTCAACTCCGACGAGGCGCGCGTCGCCCTACGTTGGAACCCCGAGATCTATAAAGATGACACCAACATGCGGGCCAACTACCTCTTGCCTAGCGACAAAGGGTTCTTAATCCCTGACCTGATGCGCATGCTCAAGGAGGCAGAACTGGGACTGATCAGCTTGGTAGACTATCCCGACTGGGATCCCACTTTGCTGTTCAAAGAAATGCCCGAGTGGCTCAAGCCCGAGCTGGATAAACTGTCTCCTGCCGACCAAAATCACTTTTACGAACTGATCTACCCCAACCATCGCCTGATCGACTTTTGGGCCGAGCACCCCGGCTCCTCGATGGTCTTCCCCTGGAGCGATACCGATTGGCTGGGGGGCACGGTACGGCTGAACCCAGTCTTGGCAGATAATCCGGAGTTTCGTCAAAACTTTGGCAAAGCCTACGAAAAAAAGGTCGAGTTCACCATGAATTGGCCGGGGGCCAGTCGCGGGCGCCTGAAAATCCTGCCTGAACAGATGACCTGGCTGGGATCCCTGTTACAGGGGCCAACACCGGTGATCACTCTAGTTGAGCAAGCAAACCAGGCCAAAAAGCTGGAACCGGAAACTGCTCAAGACCCACCCGTGCCTCCCCACCTAAGGGGTTTGAAGAAGTTCCTGACCGCCCAAGAGCAGGTGCTCGCTTACCTAACTGCTTTGGAGGAGTTTTTGTTTGTGATGTTGGATCCCAGCTCTAAGTGA
- a CDS encoding phosphotransacetylase family protein: MSKFLLIGSTEPFSGKSAAILGLAKHLQQQGMKVTYGKPIGSCMTEDCSIEGGDPDMRFVAESLRLTIAQMPPMLLQLNGDSLLAQMKQNPGEPAPEHPIAPLLEFVEGSPADLVLLEGPADLYEGELFGLSLAKMAQALQAPVLLISRYHSPLAVDSILAAHTQLGSHLAGVLLNDVPQNQLQQVKTVIQPFLEAQGISVLGVLPSHRILRSISVGELARQLEAEVLCCPDRLDLMVEDIAVGAMNVNSALKYFRKSEHKAVITGGDRTDIQLAALETSTLCLILTGKLPLDPRIQSRAEELEVPILSVDLDTFTTINRIERVFGQIRLHEEVKVRCIQELMSSNFDFSRFYARIDLTQSLVSVART, encoded by the coding sequence GTGTCCAAGTTCCTTCTAATCGGTTCCACCGAGCCTTTCAGTGGTAAGTCTGCTGCCATTCTGGGTTTGGCGAAGCATCTACAACAGCAAGGGATGAAAGTCACTTACGGCAAGCCGATCGGCTCTTGCATGACGGAAGATTGCTCCATTGAAGGGGGCGATCCGGATATGCGCTTTGTGGCGGAGTCTCTACGGCTCACCATTGCCCAGATGCCGCCGATGCTTCTGCAGCTGAACGGAGATTCTTTGCTGGCGCAAATGAAGCAGAACCCTGGGGAGCCCGCCCCGGAACATCCGATTGCGCCTCTGTTGGAATTTGTGGAGGGATCCCCTGCGGATTTGGTGTTGCTGGAAGGCCCTGCCGATCTGTACGAAGGGGAGCTGTTCGGTTTGTCACTGGCCAAAATGGCCCAAGCTTTGCAAGCCCCTGTCCTGTTGATCAGCCGCTATCACTCTCCCCTGGCGGTCGATTCCATCCTCGCTGCCCATACTCAGCTGGGATCCCATTTGGCGGGGGTGCTGCTGAACGATGTGCCGCAAAACCAACTGCAACAGGTGAAAACCGTGATCCAGCCTTTCCTGGAAGCCCAAGGGATCTCGGTATTGGGGGTGCTGCCCTCACACCGCATTTTGCGCAGCATTAGCGTCGGGGAACTGGCTCGCCAACTGGAGGCGGAGGTGCTCTGCTGCCCGGATCGGCTGGATTTGATGGTGGAAGACATCGCGGTGGGGGCGATGAACGTTAACTCAGCCTTGAAGTATTTCCGCAAGTCGGAGCACAAGGCGGTGATTACAGGTGGGGATCGCACCGATATCCAGCTGGCTGCCCTGGAAACCTCTACTCTCTGCTTGATCCTGACCGGCAAGCTCCCTTTGGATCCCCGCATTCAGTCGCGGGCAGAAGAGTTGGAGGTGCCGATCCTCTCGGTAGATCTGGATACCTTCACCACTATCAACCGCATCGAACGGGTTTTTGGGCAGATCCGCCTGCACGAGGAGGTTAAGGTTCGCTGTATTCAGGAGTTAATGTCATCAAATTTTGACTTTTCCCGTTTTTATGCCCGCATTGACCTGACACAATCCCTAGTGTCGGTGGCGCGGACGTAA
- the rplT gene encoding 50S ribosomal protein L20, with the protein MRVKRGNVARKRRKKILKLAKGFRGAGSKLFRTANQQVMKALRSAYRDRRRKKRDFRQLWIARINAATRAQGLRYNEFIDGLKKSDIQLNRKMLARLAMLDPEAFTQVIAEARQSRAS; encoded by the coding sequence ATGAGAGTGAAACGGGGCAACGTCGCCCGCAAACGCCGCAAGAAAATCCTGAAGCTAGCCAAAGGCTTTCGGGGAGCAGGTTCCAAGCTATTTCGCACCGCCAATCAGCAGGTGATGAAGGCTTTGCGCAGTGCCTATCGGGATCGTCGCCGCAAGAAGCGGGATTTTCGCCAGCTGTGGATTGCCCGTATCAATGCTGCCACCCGCGCTCAGGGCTTGCGCTACAACGAGTTCATCGATGGCCTGAAAAAGTCTGATATCCAGCTGAATCGAAAAATGTTGGCCCGCCTGGCCATGTTGGATCCGGAGGCGTTCACCCAGGTGATTGCCGAGGCAAGGCAGTCTCGAGCTTCTTAG
- a CDS encoding AraC family transcriptional regulator: MIYQTYQPRSPLSQFVEFLWYWKGDNLPSRSCILPIGSMELVIDLHEDEIPLFDLYNQIQSGSTKGARICGVHSQGFIIVKYQNCSVIGAHFKPGRHGAFFTIPGGELHNQIISLEELWQSSATELRDFLLDKSTIEDRFLTLEQFLLRKIQPIECYPVVDFALCEFERLPTTLVSAVTNQIGLSTRHFNQLFRNQVGLTPKLYCRVRRLQRVLRLIEGKKQIDWMDIAFTCGYFDQAHFIHDFRAFANCTPTEYVAKRGVHPCHIELSD; the protein is encoded by the coding sequence ATGATTTATCAGACCTACCAACCTCGATCGCCGCTCTCACAGTTCGTTGAGTTTCTCTGGTACTGGAAAGGAGATAACTTACCGTCTCGATCATGCATATTGCCGATTGGCTCAATGGAGTTAGTGATCGACCTTCACGAAGACGAGATCCCACTCTTTGATCTTTACAATCAAATTCAGTCTGGTAGTACCAAAGGCGCAAGAATCTGTGGCGTCCATTCTCAAGGCTTTATTATTGTTAAATATCAAAACTGTTCTGTGATAGGCGCACACTTTAAACCAGGGAGACATGGTGCTTTCTTCACAATTCCAGGAGGGGAATTGCATAATCAAATCATTTCTCTAGAAGAATTATGGCAGAGCTCAGCTACAGAATTACGAGATTTTTTACTAGATAAATCGACGATAGAAGACCGTTTTCTGACATTGGAGCAGTTTCTACTGAGGAAGATACAGCCAATCGAGTGCTATCCAGTCGTTGATTTTGCTTTGTGTGAGTTTGAGCGCTTGCCAACTACTCTAGTGAGTGCAGTGACGAATCAAATCGGGCTTAGCACTCGCCACTTTAATCAGCTATTTCGCAACCAAGTAGGGCTAACTCCCAAACTATATTGTCGAGTTCGGCGATTGCAACGAGTTCTGCGTCTTATAGAGGGCAAAAAGCAGATCGATTGGATGGATATCGCTTTTACCTGTGGCTACTTCGATCAGGCCCACTTCATCCATGATTTTCGGGCATTTGCAAATTGTACACCCACTGAGTATGTAGCAAAGCGCGGCGTTCATCCCTGCCATATAGAGCTATCGGATTGA
- a CDS encoding VOC family protein, with product MQVTASAISLNVDDVNASATFLKQHFGFSEEMSADGFVSLSRKDVGFNIIFLRTGLESFKPIHLRGHKADGLLIALVVDDIDTEYDRIQAEGVKITTTIETEPWGERFFQVSDPNGIVIQLVQWITEPKQQSLK from the coding sequence ATGCAAGTCACTGCTTCTGCAATTTCACTCAATGTTGATGATGTAAATGCATCCGCCACATTCCTCAAGCAACACTTCGGCTTTAGCGAGGAAATGTCAGCCGATGGCTTTGTATCACTTTCTAGAAAAGATGTTGGGTTTAACATAATCTTCCTGAGAACTGGGTTGGAAAGCTTCAAGCCAATCCATCTGCGCGGACACAAAGCAGACGGTTTGTTGATTGCCTTAGTGGTAGATGACATCGATACAGAATATGATCGAATACAGGCAGAAGGAGTGAAAATTACGACTACAATTGAAACCGAACCCTGGGGAGAACGATTTTTTCAAGTCAGCGATCCAAATGGTATTGTGATTCAACTTGTCCAGTGGATAACAGAGCCAAAGCAACAATCATTGAAATGA
- a CDS encoding leishmanolysin-related zinc metalloendopeptidase, whose translation MAMLLVMALKACGGGGGSPPVSVIPTPIPTVTPTPTLPPVAQFTLDIRFPDNTLSPSQQSLIRSAALRWQQIIVGDQPDLPPTNIQANECDPGFPSTPLNFPIDDLLVEVRARNLNDQRILGGAAPCFVRASNGLPFYSVIVFNTQNLSDLEGRGDLPITALHELGHALGFLPIIWEPKGLTVGLVGREQPTPAGYDPRFIGLGAVNAFNTLGSSATSVPLENQFGTGSRDSHWRESALGRELMTTRIDREVANPLSILTVGSMADIGYDVNLSAADSFSLGRGGGATEPLELEELDWVVPIQRIDAQGRRV comes from the coding sequence ATGGCCATGCTGTTGGTCATGGCGCTGAAAGCCTGCGGCGGCGGTGGGGGATCCCCTCCTGTCAGCGTGATTCCCACCCCAATTCCAACGGTTACTCCCACTCCGACTTTGCCACCTGTTGCCCAATTTACCCTCGACATTCGCTTTCCAGACAACACTCTCAGCCCCAGCCAGCAATCGCTTATCCGCAGTGCTGCCCTGCGCTGGCAACAAATTATCGTTGGGGATCAGCCGGATTTGCCCCCCACCAACATTCAAGCCAACGAATGCGATCCAGGGTTTCCCAGCACGCCCCTCAACTTCCCAATTGATGATCTGTTGGTGGAAGTGCGGGCCAGAAACCTCAACGACCAACGAATTTTAGGGGGAGCCGCCCCCTGCTTTGTGCGAGCTTCTAATGGGTTGCCCTTTTATTCCGTCATCGTGTTCAATACCCAAAATTTGTCGGACTTGGAAGGACGCGGCGACCTGCCCATTACCGCCCTGCATGAGCTAGGCCATGCACTTGGCTTTTTGCCCATCATTTGGGAACCTAAGGGGCTAACCGTGGGTTTGGTGGGGCGAGAGCAGCCCACCCCTGCTGGTTACGATCCTCGGTTTATTGGCCTCGGTGCCGTCAATGCCTTCAATACGTTGGGGAGTAGTGCCACCTCTGTTCCCCTGGAAAATCAGTTTGGGACGGGATCCCGAGATTCCCATTGGCGGGAGAGCGCCTTGGGCCGGGAGCTGATGACCACTCGCATTGATCGGGAGGTGGCTAACCCTCTCAGCATTCTCACCGTTGGCTCTATGGCGGATATTGGGTATGACGTGAATCTGTCGGCAGCCGATAGCTTTAGCCTAGGCCGTGGTGGCGGGGCTACCGAACCGTTGGAGTTGGAAGAATTGGATTGGGTGGTGCCGATTCAGCGCATTGATGCCCAGGGTCGGCGCGTGTAG
- a CDS encoding alpha/beta fold hydrolase, with product MYHVTSQDGTKIAFDRVGHGPPVIIVSGLLCDRSKTQKLAEHLAQSFTVINFDRRGRGDSSDTDPYTVEREIEDIAALIKEVGGTASIYGHSSGAGLALNAAASGLAMTKLVLHEPPYGSDDEESQRSSRELAESVKAALSEGKQADAITLFMTASGMPDEVIEDICTDPTMLAMAPTMVYDHEVMGDFERGGTIPVELVKAIKIPTLVIAGGASPDFFRDTAIQIAEILPQGKLVILDGQDHGASAEVVAPVVSAFFNDA from the coding sequence GTGTATCATGTAACCTCGCAAGACGGAACAAAGATAGCCTTTGACCGCGTTGGTCATGGCCCACCAGTCATCATAGTGAGTGGCCTGCTCTGCGACCGTAGCAAGACTCAAAAGTTGGCCGAGCACCTCGCACAGTCGTTCACAGTGATCAACTTTGATCGTCGAGGACGAGGCGATAGCAGCGATACAGATCCGTATACAGTTGAGCGCGAGATCGAGGACATTGCTGCACTCATCAAAGAGGTTGGTGGTACTGCGTCAATCTATGGCCATTCTTCTGGCGCGGGTCTCGCCTTGAATGCCGCAGCTAGCGGATTGGCTATGACCAAGCTAGTGCTGCATGAGCCGCCATATGGTTCTGACGATGAAGAAAGTCAACGAAGTTCGCGTGAACTTGCTGAGAGCGTCAAAGCAGCCCTCTCGGAGGGTAAACAGGCTGATGCCATCACTCTATTCATGACAGCCTCTGGCATGCCAGATGAAGTGATCGAGGACATTTGTACCGATCCCACGATGCTCGCTATGGCTCCTACGATGGTGTATGACCACGAGGTCATGGGAGACTTCGAGAGAGGGGGAACGATACCAGTTGAACTTGTCAAGGCTATCAAGATCCCAACACTCGTGATTGCTGGGGGAGCTAGCCCCGATTTCTTCCGGGATACTGCCATCCAGATCGCGGAGATTCTGCCCCAGGGAAAGCTCGTAATTCTTGACGGGCAGGATCACGGGGCTTCTGCTGAGGTAGTTGCTCCAGTGGTGTCGGCGTTCTTTAATGACGCCTAA
- a CDS encoding glycosyl transferase, with product MSPIPLYVAVTAHGFGHTTRLAAVINTLLQRDPSILPIFVTPVPRWLLDRYVQGKFLHRPRRLDVGVVQPDGLQADLPATLTALKEFKARSAALIRAEADFIRTHRVPLVFGDVPPIAVAIAKAAGIPCWMASNFGWDFIYQDYGPEFQPFVDWIRELYGQCDHLFRLPFGEAMSAFPHQQTVGLTGGDPQFSAQAVAAKLELPLDQPTALFTFGGLGLQGFPYNRLQDFPDWQFLTFDRQAPPLPNLTLLDGQVWRPADVMPLCHWVVSKPGYGTLAEALRSRTPMACVTRSGFAESELLIEGLQRYGWHRILSPEEFFQGSWDFFRHPARPPQMPDGLDLQGNETIAAALQTYLHQPDPR from the coding sequence ATGAGTCCGATCCCTCTCTACGTTGCGGTGACCGCCCACGGCTTCGGCCATACCACCCGTCTGGCGGCAGTGATCAATACCCTGTTGCAGCGGGATCCGAGTATTTTGCCGATTTTTGTGACTCCAGTGCCGCGCTGGCTATTGGATCGCTATGTACAGGGGAAGTTTTTACATCGGCCTCGGCGGTTGGATGTGGGGGTGGTGCAGCCGGATGGCCTGCAGGCAGATTTACCGGCCACGTTGACGGCCCTGAAGGAGTTCAAAGCTAGATCGGCTGCTCTGATCCGAGCCGAAGCTGATTTTATTCGTACCCATCGGGTGCCGTTGGTGTTTGGGGATGTGCCGCCGATCGCGGTTGCTATTGCCAAAGCTGCCGGGATCCCTTGTTGGATGGCCAGTAACTTTGGCTGGGATTTTATCTACCAAGACTACGGCCCTGAGTTTCAGCCCTTTGTGGACTGGATCCGAGAGTTGTACGGGCAATGCGATCACCTGTTTCGGTTGCCTTTTGGTGAGGCCATGAGTGCTTTTCCGCACCAGCAGACGGTGGGGTTGACGGGCGGGGATCCTCAATTTTCGGCGCAAGCGGTGGCTGCCAAGCTGGAGTTGCCATTGGATCAGCCCACGGCTTTGTTCACCTTCGGAGGACTGGGGTTACAAGGGTTTCCCTATAATCGGCTGCAAGATTTTCCCGACTGGCAGTTTCTCACCTTTGACCGGCAGGCCCCACCGTTACCCAATTTGACCCTGCTGGATGGGCAGGTGTGGCGACCGGCGGATGTCATGCCCCTTTGCCACTGGGTGGTCTCCAAGCCGGGCTATGGCACTTTGGCAGAAGCCTTGCGCAGCCGCACTCCCATGGCCTGTGTCACCCGTTCTGGGTTTGCCGAGTCGGAACTGCTGATCGAAGGATTGCAGCGCTATGGCTGGCATCGCATCCTCTCCCCAGAGGAGTTTTTTCAGGGATCCTGGGACTTTTTCAGGCATCCCGCCCGCCCACCCCAAATGCCGGATGGATTGGATCTGCAGGGAAATGAGACGATCGCTGCTGCCCTTCAGACTTACCTGCACCAACCGGATCCCAGGTAG
- a CDS encoding transporter substrate-binding domain-containing protein, whose amino-acid sequence MAGSLVMGAVLCCLNGIPVAARPWAEIIASGQVRIAVKDNLKPLGFRDPQGELQGFEIELAQEIGSRLLGSEQAVELIPVSNLERLEALIEDRVDLAIAQIGITPDRARQVDFTSAYYQDGPSLVVARSLQWTRWSDVRGGRVAVLQGSSAIPHLNRSLTGVELVAVASYVMGSELLLTGEVQAWAADRSVLAGWLAEHPEYQFLGSPLATVELGIALPKGLERAELRQRVHRELEELRASGWLAERAEAWGLP is encoded by the coding sequence TTGGCTGGCTCTCTCGTGATGGGGGCGGTTTTGTGCTGCTTGAATGGGATCCCTGTGGCTGCTCGCCCTTGGGCAGAGATCATTGCCTCTGGACAAGTCCGTATTGCAGTGAAAGACAACCTGAAGCCGCTGGGGTTTCGGGATCCCCAAGGGGAGTTGCAGGGGTTTGAGATTGAGCTGGCCCAGGAGATTGGATCCCGGCTCTTGGGTTCTGAACAAGCTGTAGAGTTGATCCCGGTTTCTAACTTAGAACGGCTGGAGGCATTGATCGAAGACAGAGTGGATCTGGCCATTGCCCAGATTGGCATTACCCCAGATCGTGCCCGCCAGGTGGATTTCACCTCGGCTTACTACCAGGATGGCCCTAGCTTAGTGGTGGCTCGTTCCCTTCAGTGGACAAGGTGGTCTGATGTGCGGGGCGGTCGTGTTGCTGTTTTGCAGGGATCCAGCGCTATCCCTCACCTGAATCGCTCTTTGACAGGGGTGGAGTTGGTGGCAGTAGCTTCCTATGTCATGGGATCCGAATTGCTGCTGACAGGAGAAGTCCAGGCCTGGGCAGCGGATCGTTCGGTACTGGCGGGGTGGTTAGCGGAGCATCCTGAATATCAGTTTTTGGGATCCCCTTTGGCCACAGTCGAGTTGGGCATTGCCCTACCGAAAGGATTGGAGCGTGCGGAGCTGCGGCAACGGGTGCATCGGGAGCTGGAGGAATTGCGGGCTTCCGGTTGGTTGGCGGAGCGTGCTGAAGCTTGGGGTTTACCTTGA
- a CDS encoding flavodoxin family protein: protein MMGSVAIIYFSGTGNTHLMAKAIASGVHRHADTRVDLLQIAGTQIKDGRWSDEKFMKSLQMADAILFGSPTYMGGPAAQFKVFADFTSEIWFAQSWKDKLAGGFTHGAALSGDKLNTLIYFSILAAQHGMVWVNPGEIDCTVGGTADETNRLGSYLGVMGQTYLGFERQEPELHPGDRLSCEHFGQHIAKWVHRIK, encoded by the coding sequence ATGATGGGCAGCGTCGCAATTATCTATTTTTCTGGTACAGGAAATACGCATCTCATGGCTAAAGCAATTGCCTCTGGGGTTCATCGTCACGCTGATACTCGCGTTGATCTACTGCAAATTGCAGGCACGCAAATCAAAGATGGGCGATGGTCCGATGAAAAGTTTATGAAAAGCCTCCAAATGGCAGATGCAATTCTATTTGGTTCTCCGACCTACATGGGTGGGCCTGCTGCTCAGTTCAAGGTATTCGCTGATTTCACTAGTGAGATATGGTTTGCGCAATCTTGGAAAGACAAGCTAGCGGGTGGGTTTACGCATGGTGCGGCGCTCAGTGGCGACAAATTGAATACATTAATTTATTTCAGTATCCTCGCGGCTCAACATGGCATGGTATGGGTAAACCCTGGAGAAATTGATTGTACAGTAGGGGGGACAGCCGATGAAACGAATCGCCTGGGATCTTATTTGGGGGTGATGGGACAAACCTATTTGGGCTTTGAGCGACAAGAACCAGAACTTCACCCAGGTGATCGCCTAAGCTGCGAACATTTTGGGCAACACATCGCAAAATGGGTGCATCGAATTAAATAG
- a CDS encoding DMT family transporter: MAFLPRDPLRAYFYLAAAILGWATAASAFKLGLQHFSPPVLLIFSALSSCLVLGVVLLLTGRTGLISRQSRAQIQLSAVQGLLNPFGYYLVLFQAYDRLSAQAALALNYTWPVALALLAVPLLRERFRWRMLLALGVSLLGVVLVATGGSWQTLQGGDPVGVLLAVGSAGIWALYWLLNVRDSRDGVLKLWMGFVFGSCYCLLLLPFQTVQWNGAGLGWAAYIGLAEMGLTFVFWLRALELTGHRGSLANGVYVTPFLSLGLIAVILREPIALGSVVGLGLIIASNLYGLGSRAEKPAADAVLS; the protein is encoded by the coding sequence ATGGCCTTTCTCCCCAGGGATCCCTTGCGAGCCTATTTTTATCTGGCAGCGGCCATCTTGGGCTGGGCCACGGCTGCGAGCGCCTTCAAGTTGGGGTTACAGCACTTCTCGCCGCCGGTTTTGCTCATTTTCTCCGCCCTCAGTTCCTGCCTAGTGCTGGGGGTTGTTTTGTTGCTCACCGGACGAACGGGGTTGATCTCGCGGCAGAGTCGAGCCCAGATTCAGCTCTCGGCTGTGCAAGGGCTGCTCAACCCCTTTGGCTATTATCTGGTGTTGTTCCAAGCCTACGACCGACTTTCGGCACAGGCAGCCTTGGCTCTCAATTACACCTGGCCGGTAGCTTTGGCGCTGTTGGCGGTTCCTCTTCTGCGTGAACGGTTTCGCTGGCGGATGCTCCTGGCTTTGGGGGTGAGCCTGCTGGGGGTGGTGTTGGTGGCCACCGGGGGATCCTGGCAGACGTTACAGGGGGGGGATCCCGTGGGGGTATTGCTGGCGGTGGGTAGTGCTGGGATTTGGGCGCTCTACTGGCTGCTGAATGTGCGGGATAGTCGGGATGGGGTGCTGAAGCTGTGGATGGGGTTTGTTTTTGGTAGCTGCTATTGTCTGTTGTTGCTACCTTTCCAGACGGTGCAGTGGAATGGGGCTGGGTTGGGATGGGCAGCCTATATTGGGTTGGCAGAGATGGGACTTACCTTTGTGTTTTGGCTGCGGGCCTTGGAATTGACAGGCCATCGCGGATCCCTGGCCAATGGGGTGTATGTAACGCCATTTCTGTCTTTGGGGTTGATCGCTGTCATTTTGCGCGAACCGATTGCGCTGGGATCGGTGGTAGGGTTAGGGCTGATCATTGCCAGTAACCTATATGGTCTGGGATCCCGGGCGGAAAAGCCTGCTGCGGATGCCGTTCTTTCTTGA
- a CDS encoding isopenicillin N synthase family dioxygenase: MLTTPQRQTIPVVDFATFQKGTAREQEQFIQEVGEALQQIGFFALINHGLSPELIREAYQAAEAVFLLPEPVKRAYEDPALLGQRGYTHFGKEHAKDHPYPDLKEFWHIGREGDPNLPANVWPQQVPQFQRVMIELFAQLEICAQGLLRAVSLYLGEPADYLPEIVEGGANLLRVIHYPPIPAEAPPQSLRAAAHEDINLITLLCEATAPGLELLQRDGSWLPISALPGQIIVDAGDMLQNLTNGLLRSTTHRVTNPDNDRERRFSIPFFVHPRSEVDLTPLPTCVARTGGIPVFPALTAGEYLNQRLTEIGLAGSPAKG, translated from the coding sequence ATGTTGACCACCCCCCAACGCCAGACCATCCCTGTTGTCGATTTCGCCACCTTTCAGAAAGGGACAGCACGTGAGCAAGAGCAGTTTATCCAGGAGGTGGGGGAAGCCTTGCAGCAGATTGGCTTTTTTGCCCTGATCAACCATGGTCTATCGCCAGAATTGATTCGTGAGGCTTATCAGGCGGCAGAGGCTGTCTTTCTTCTGCCAGAGCCAGTGAAGAGAGCTTATGAGGATCCAGCCCTGCTCGGGCAGCGGGGATACACTCATTTCGGCAAGGAGCACGCCAAAGATCACCCCTACCCCGACCTGAAAGAGTTCTGGCACATTGGGCGCGAAGGAGATCCAAACCTACCTGCCAATGTCTGGCCACAGCAGGTGCCCCAATTTCAGAGGGTGATGATAGAGCTGTTCGCCCAGTTGGAAATCTGTGCCCAGGGCCTGTTACGGGCGGTTTCGTTGTATTTGGGGGAACCTGCCGACTATCTGCCAGAAATCGTCGAGGGAGGAGCCAACCTACTGCGGGTGATTCACTATCCGCCGATCCCTGCCGAAGCCCCTCCCCAGAGTTTGCGAGCGGCGGCCCACGAAGACATTAATCTAATCACACTTTTATGCGAAGCCACTGCACCGGGGCTAGAACTCCTGCAAAGAGATGGATCTTGGCTGCCCATTTCGGCTTTGCCGGGCCAGATCATTGTCGATGCTGGGGATATGTTGCAGAACCTCACCAATGGTCTGCTGCGCAGCACCACCCACCGGGTGACGAACCCCGACAACGATCGGGAACGCCGGTTCTCTATCCCGTTCTTTGTCCATCCGCGATCTGAGGTGGATCTCACGCCTCTACCGACTTGCGTAGCCCGTACCGGCGGGATCCCTGTCTTCCCTGCCCTGACGGCTGGTGAGTACCTCAATCAACGACTAACCGAAATTGGCCTGGCGGGATCCCCGGCCAAGGGATAG